Proteins from a single region of Chloroherpeton thalassium ATCC 35110:
- a CDS encoding TonB-dependent receptor, whose product MTHWGRSFWGRLFPLWFALSLFSLQNGYAEQTGRIIGKVVDEEAKVPLPGATIDVVGTLIGTATNLSGDFSLVLPSTFEGKQEIKISYLGFETQTVEVDVKSGETVTLNVIMKSKLLQTGEVVVTGQLEGQAKALNQQRASETIKNIVAADQISRFPDPNAAEALQRIPGVNIERDEGEGRYVFVRGLSPQYTNVSINGEQIPSPEGDVRYIALDAVPADQLASLEVTKALTPDMDGDAIGGNVNLITRTAQSDVLKVNASLAGEYNDLVSKFGYQSSVNLGQRLNDGKFGYMFNLSYHPSHRGSQKNEMDDWALDNDEGLPELQTFELRDYDIERNRVGLSSTFDYRFDDNNMIYLRALYSDLREHENRRRVEFSYDEDDDEWTINKNMKSRPENQGVYSFNLGGTHASNNFNLDYEASYAYARQETPHDRQLYFEVSGLDIDLDVDDALVPKITSVKDEDGNTFCYCSETDAFEFDKYEESETMATDQNITGKVNMAYPFQFGKTPGKLKFGGKVRFKDKDYEYKYYNEWKLKDGIDDLTLSQFLGEYESDDFANGDYKTGKFPDVASFRRYLLAHPDYFENDEEAALEEKTLSEYDASENVYAGYVMSEFQFNKLMLLAGVRYEYTDVEYDAGEWDAENDAAVKVSGTNNYGLVLPMVHLKYNLNDFSILRAAATYSYARPNFGDMVQGAEFDLDDKEAELGNLDLEPVKSFNLDLFGEHYIGSVGVISAGFFYKSLSDFIYKKTYDGTFRGVEDVEITQSVNGDDATLWGLEVAWQQNLTFLPGVLSGLGVYANYTYTNSSATVKNLAGTDEAETEIDLPGQSKHVGNLALYYTRGGFNARVSANFNGEFISEIDGDDLYKIDDRLQIDVSASQRLSDNVSVYGEVINLTNERRVDFYNTLDTPATREYYGFWARLGFKYSL is encoded by the coding sequence ATGACTCATTGGGGACGCAGTTTTTGGGGAAGATTATTTCCTCTTTGGTTTGCGCTAAGCCTGTTCTCATTGCAAAACGGCTACGCGGAACAAACCGGACGAATCATCGGGAAAGTTGTTGATGAAGAGGCCAAAGTGCCGCTTCCCGGCGCAACCATCGATGTGGTTGGCACTTTAATTGGAACGGCAACAAACCTTTCTGGCGACTTCAGCTTAGTTTTACCAAGTACATTCGAAGGCAAGCAAGAGATTAAAATTTCCTACCTCGGATTTGAGACACAAACAGTTGAGGTTGATGTAAAATCTGGTGAAACCGTCACGTTGAACGTGATTATGAAAAGCAAGTTGCTACAAACCGGCGAAGTCGTTGTTACCGGACAGCTCGAAGGCCAAGCCAAAGCCTTGAACCAGCAGCGCGCTTCTGAAACAATTAAAAACATCGTTGCGGCTGATCAAATTAGCCGTTTTCCTGACCCGAACGCAGCCGAAGCCCTGCAGCGCATTCCGGGTGTGAATATCGAGCGCGACGAAGGCGAAGGCCGCTATGTGTTTGTGCGCGGTCTTTCTCCGCAATACACCAACGTGAGCATCAACGGTGAGCAAATTCCGTCTCCTGAAGGCGATGTTCGCTACATCGCGTTGGATGCTGTTCCTGCCGATCAGCTGGCTTCGTTGGAAGTCACAAAAGCGCTTACACCGGACATGGACGGTGACGCGATTGGCGGTAACGTGAATTTAATCACGCGCACCGCACAGAGCGACGTGCTGAAAGTCAATGCGTCGCTGGCTGGCGAATACAACGACTTGGTTTCCAAATTCGGTTATCAATCTTCTGTAAATTTGGGCCAGCGCCTGAATGACGGCAAATTCGGTTACATGTTTAACCTTAGCTATCATCCAAGTCACCGCGGTTCTCAAAAAAATGAGATGGACGACTGGGCGCTCGATAACGATGAAGGCTTGCCAGAGCTTCAAACCTTTGAGCTTCGCGATTACGACATCGAAAGAAATCGTGTTGGCCTTAGCTCTACGTTTGACTATCGTTTCGACGACAACAACATGATTTATCTCCGCGCTTTATATAGCGATTTGCGCGAGCATGAAAACCGTCGCCGCGTTGAATTCTCATATGATGAAGACGATGACGAATGGACTATCAACAAAAACATGAAGTCGCGCCCTGAAAATCAAGGCGTTTATAGCTTCAACCTGGGCGGTACGCACGCATCCAACAACTTCAACTTGGATTACGAAGCGTCTTACGCATACGCTCGCCAAGAAACCCCGCACGATCGCCAATTATATTTTGAAGTCAGCGGCTTGGATATCGATTTGGATGTCGACGATGCACTTGTGCCGAAAATTACTTCTGTGAAAGATGAAGATGGAAACACCTTCTGCTACTGCAGCGAAACCGATGCGTTCGAATTTGACAAGTATGAAGAATCCGAAACCATGGCTACCGACCAAAACATTACGGGTAAAGTCAACATGGCTTATCCGTTCCAGTTTGGCAAAACACCTGGCAAACTGAAGTTCGGTGGAAAAGTGCGCTTCAAGGATAAGGACTACGAGTATAAATACTACAATGAATGGAAGTTGAAAGATGGCATCGACGACCTCACCCTTTCTCAATTTTTGGGTGAATATGAATCCGATGACTTTGCAAATGGCGATTACAAAACCGGCAAATTCCCTGATGTCGCTTCATTCAGACGCTATCTTTTGGCTCACCCGGATTATTTTGAAAACGACGAGGAAGCCGCATTGGAAGAAAAAACACTTTCTGAGTACGATGCTTCTGAAAATGTGTACGCTGGTTATGTGATGAGTGAGTTCCAGTTCAACAAACTCATGTTGCTTGCTGGCGTTCGCTATGAATACACCGATGTGGAATACGACGCTGGCGAATGGGATGCTGAAAACGATGCAGCTGTGAAAGTCTCCGGCACGAACAATTATGGCCTTGTTCTGCCAATGGTTCACTTGAAGTACAACTTGAACGATTTCTCCATCCTTCGCGCGGCAGCCACTTACTCTTATGCCAGACCGAACTTCGGCGACATGGTACAAGGCGCTGAATTCGACCTTGACGATAAAGAAGCCGAACTTGGCAACTTGGACTTAGAGCCGGTCAAATCCTTCAACTTGGATCTTTTCGGAGAACATTATATTGGTAGCGTTGGCGTTATTTCAGCAGGCTTTTTCTACAAGAGCCTGAGCGACTTCATCTACAAAAAAACCTATGACGGCACGTTCCGTGGCGTTGAAGATGTAGAAATCACGCAGTCGGTTAATGGCGATGACGCAACCCTTTGGGGACTTGAAGTTGCATGGCAGCAAAACTTGACCTTCTTGCCGGGCGTGCTGAGCGGCTTGGGCGTTTATGCAAACTACACTTACACCAACTCATCTGCGACAGTTAAAAACTTAGCTGGCACAGACGAAGCAGAAACGGAAATCGATCTTCCAGGTCAATCCAAACATGTTGGAAACTTGGCGTTGTATTACACACGCGGCGGCTTTAACGCTCGTGTTTCGGCAAACTTCAACGGCGAGTTCATTTCCGAAATCGACGGTGATGATCTTTACAAAATTGATGACCGCTTGCAAATTGACGTTTCCGCCAGCCAACGCTTGAGCGACAACGTCAGCGTTTATGGCGAGGTTATTAACTTAACCAACGAACGCCGCGTAGATTTCTACAACACCTTGGATACGCCAGCAACTCGCGAATACTACGGCTTCTGGGCTCGTCTCGGATTTAAGTACAGCTTATAA
- the bchM gene encoding magnesium protoporphyrin IX methyltransferase — translation MGKEIVDVELHKEELQSYFNGIGFQRWSAIYGQKEVSSIRKTVRDGHAQMMAQAESWLMSHNLPKGATILDAGCGTGLFSIAIAKRGFNVTAIDIAAQMVEQAKVDAKREGVADRINFNVGDLESISGSFDAVVCFDVLIHYPAKGFKQMCSKMAKMSKGPFIFTYAPYNSMLAFKMWIGEFFPKNDRRMNLQMMKDDTVNESLRMGGKKLNQQAKIHHGFYHAALIEAIPTR, via the coding sequence ATGGGCAAAGAAATCGTTGATGTGGAGCTTCATAAAGAGGAGCTTCAATCTTACTTCAACGGAATTGGGTTTCAAAGATGGTCAGCAATTTATGGACAAAAGGAAGTTTCATCTATTCGCAAAACCGTGCGCGACGGCCACGCACAAATGATGGCTCAGGCCGAAAGCTGGCTCATGTCGCATAACCTGCCAAAGGGTGCAACCATTTTGGATGCGGGCTGCGGCACGGGACTTTTTTCCATCGCAATTGCCAAGCGCGGTTTTAATGTGACGGCGATTGACATTGCGGCGCAAATGGTCGAGCAGGCCAAAGTCGATGCCAAGCGCGAAGGCGTTGCCGATAGAATCAACTTCAATGTCGGCGATTTGGAATCTATCAGCGGCAGCTTCGACGCGGTGGTCTGCTTCGATGTGCTGATTCACTATCCGGCCAAAGGCTTCAAGCAGATGTGTTCGAAGATGGCGAAAATGAGCAAAGGGCCGTTTATTTTCACTTATGCGCCTTACAATAGCATGCTTGCGTTCAAAATGTGGATCGGCGAATTTTTCCCCAAAAACGACCGCCGCATGAATTTGCAAATGATGAAAGACGACACGGTGAACGAAAGTTTGCGTATGGGCGGAAAAAAACTCAATCAACAAGCCAAAATCCATCATGGATTTTATCACGCTGCGTTGATAGAAGCCATTCCAACGCGCTAA
- a CDS encoding phytase — MTYSRNFWPILFSAVLLLFTHTACTQKEKQTPAQTESPSAAYKQVRIKEDFLTKRNEQDNVDSPAIWNHSESENWIISTAKETDVLLVNDAATGNIIKRVGQSGQKLGEFKRPNGVAVIDDLALVVERDNQRVQLFALPDFKPLELIGADNLKRPYGLTVFASAPNTYELYVTDNYETPDEKLPPANELGERVHHYQFSVENGKVTYKLAGVFGDTAGAGVLKTVESIYADPANNTLLVADEHDSEHDLKVYTLDGKFTGTIIGKGIFKQEPEGIALYAADDSTGYWIATDQDYKANTFHIFDRKTFAHLGAFLGEITANTDGVALSQYAFGPFKNGAFYAVHDDGNVAAFSWQTIADSLGLRTDAVKSYQK, encoded by the coding sequence ATGACTTACTCTCGAAACTTCTGGCCAATTCTCTTTAGCGCCGTCCTCTTGCTTTTCACGCACACGGCCTGCACACAAAAAGAAAAGCAAACGCCGGCTCAAACCGAAAGCCCATCGGCAGCATACAAACAGGTTCGCATCAAAGAAGATTTTCTCACCAAGCGCAACGAACAAGACAATGTCGATTCGCCTGCGATTTGGAATCATTCTGAATCGGAAAACTGGATTATCTCGACGGCAAAAGAAACCGATGTGCTGCTCGTTAATGACGCCGCGACGGGCAACATCATTAAGCGTGTTGGCCAATCTGGCCAAAAGCTCGGTGAGTTTAAGCGTCCAAATGGCGTTGCTGTGATTGACGACTTGGCGCTGGTGGTCGAGCGCGACAACCAGCGCGTGCAGCTTTTCGCGCTGCCGGATTTTAAACCGCTTGAACTTATCGGCGCAGATAATTTGAAACGCCCTTATGGCTTGACCGTTTTTGCCAGCGCACCCAACACGTACGAGCTTTACGTCACCGACAATTACGAAACACCCGACGAAAAATTGCCGCCGGCAAACGAACTGGGCGAACGCGTTCATCACTATCAATTCAGCGTTGAAAACGGAAAAGTGACTTACAAGCTTGCCGGCGTGTTCGGCGACACGGCGGGCGCGGGCGTACTGAAAACCGTTGAAAGCATTTACGCCGACCCGGCCAACAACACCTTGCTCGTAGCCGATGAACACGACTCTGAGCACGATTTGAAAGTTTATACGCTGGATGGGAAATTTACTGGAACCATTATCGGAAAGGGAATTTTCAAGCAAGAGCCAGAAGGCATTGCGCTTTACGCCGCCGATGATAGCACCGGCTATTGGATCGCTACTGACCAAGATTACAAGGCAAACACTTTCCATATTTTTGACCGGAAAACCTTCGCACATCTCGGTGCTTTTTTGGGTGAAATCACCGCAAACACCGATGGCGTGGCGCTGAGCCAATATGCTTTTGGGCCATTTAAAAATGGCGCTTTCTACGCCGTGCACGACGATGGCAACGTGGCTGCGTTTTCATGGCAAACCATCGCCGATTCGCTTGGCCTTCGCACAGATGCGGTGAAATCTTATCAGAAATAA